A segment of the Tautonia rosea genome:
GGTCCGTTTTTTCTTGGCTGATCGACGGCCGTGCCTGAGGCCTCTTCGAGCCGTGTCCCTCTCGATTCGACCGTTCCGGATCGCCGACGCCCCGGCCTTGCTGGCTTTGTTCCGGGACACGATTCGCCGGGTCAACAGTCGCGATTACTCGCCTGAGCAGATCACGGCGTGGGCCTCGGACGAGATCGACGAGGCGGCCTGGGCCTCGCGGTTTGAGGGTCGGTTCGTGGCGGTCGCCGAGGCCGATGGACGGATCGCCGGCTTCGGCGAGCTGGAGCCGAACGGTCATATCGACCGCTTCTTCGTCTCGGCCGACCATCAAGGGCTCGGCATCGGTCGGGCCTTACTCGAAGCGATTGAGGTTGAGGCCAGGCGGATCGGCCTCCGCCAGCTCGATGCCGACGTGAGCCTGACGGCCGTCCCGTTCTTCGAGCGGCGAGGCTTCGAAACGCGATCGCCTCAGATCGTTACCCTGCGCGGGGTCGAGTTCCACAACGTGAAGATGACTCGGGCGCTCGACGGATGACTCGCTGAGTCCGACGAATTCGAGGTGCCAGTTCCGCCGATCGGTTCGGTTCGGAAAATTCTCCGTGGCCAGAATCGATCGGACGCGGTAGGCTCAAGCGTACCATGAAACCCCCCTTGATTCCCCCTGCCGACGCTCCCGACGACGGTCCCGATCGGCCGATCCGATCGCGACCTGCCACGGACCTCGGCACCCCGTTTGTTGTCACGGCTGACGCGTCGAACGTCGGACCGGTCATTGTGGATTTTCCGCGCACTCGCGGTTATTCCGAACCCTCGACGGCGTCGACACCACCGTCGAGCCCACCCACCAT
Coding sequences within it:
- a CDS encoding GNAT family N-acetyltransferase; the encoded protein is MSLSIRPFRIADAPALLALFRDTIRRVNSRDYSPEQITAWASDEIDEAAWASRFEGRFVAVAEADGRIAGFGELEPNGHIDRFFVSADHQGLGIGRALLEAIEVEARRIGLRQLDADVSLTAVPFFERRGFETRSPQIVTLRGVEFHNVKMTRALDG